The following coding sequences are from one Desulfosporosinus sp. Sb-LF window:
- a CDS encoding EamA family transporter, which yields MAKREETKVILAYIAVCILWGSTYLAIRIGVSDFPPILFAGIRFLIAGSLVLSYAYYKGYKFPGNFTDVRRQAIVGLFLLLGGNGLVVWAEQWVFSGVTALLFAIVPLFNAILERFLPNGPRIGLKGWLGLLLGFFGVALLLLTGSETKAMDVSGGLLLLLAAFSWSLGSVYSKTFKPSGTMVANIGVQMFAGGIGLTLVGVLMGEAGHIHLTSKGLGALVYLILFGSILGYSSYIYILQKWSASKAGTYAYVNPVVGVILGAVILGEPVSPKVFISAIVILGGVLLVQLSKPSIKMIA from the coding sequence ATGGCAAAAAGAGAAGAGACGAAGGTAATTCTGGCATACATAGCGGTTTGTATCCTATGGGGGTCAACATATCTGGCGATTCGAATTGGAGTAAGTGACTTCCCGCCAATATTATTTGCCGGGATAAGGTTCCTGATTGCAGGGTCTTTGGTGTTGTCATACGCTTATTATAAAGGGTACAAGTTCCCCGGAAATTTCACAGATGTACGGAGACAGGCAATCGTTGGTTTGTTTTTACTGTTGGGTGGCAACGGGCTTGTAGTTTGGGCGGAACAATGGGTTTTTTCTGGTGTCACGGCACTTCTTTTTGCGATTGTCCCACTGTTCAATGCGATTCTAGAACGATTCCTGCCTAATGGTCCAAGGATTGGCTTGAAGGGGTGGCTTGGTTTACTTTTGGGGTTCTTCGGGGTTGCTCTTTTGTTATTGACGGGTTCTGAAACTAAAGCAATGGATGTTTCAGGCGGACTATTACTATTGCTGGCGGCGTTTTCGTGGTCACTGGGCTCCGTCTATTCGAAGACATTTAAGCCATCCGGAACAATGGTGGCCAATATTGGTGTACAAATGTTTGCTGGAGGAATTGGATTGACACTAGTTGGGGTCTTGATGGGGGAGGCTGGTCATATTCATCTGACCAGTAAAGGTCTTGGTGCACTGGTTTATTTAATCCTTTTTGGATCGATCCTTGGTTACAGTTCCTATATCTATATCTTACAAAAATGGTCGGCATCAAAAGCCGGTACCTATGCTTACGTGAATCCTGTTGTCGGAGTGATCTTAGGCGCCGTGATTCTAGGCGAGCCAGTCTCGCCGAAAGTGTTCATTTCTGCGATCGTTATTTTAGGCGGGGTTTTATTAGTCCAGTTGTCGAAACCTTCAATCAAGATGATTGCCTAG
- a CDS encoding alkyl/aryl-sulfatase translates to MIRPDAEQLLKEFSATAYPRQVTEIIPGVIYHVMGYGHSNASFIIGETSVILIDTLDTDYRGEALKAIIARHTDKPVKTIIYTHGHPDHRGGAGVFMDSEPEIIAFAPCKPVLGRMNALEDVLNQRGVRQFGYELSNEEAISQGIGIREGIVQGEGQRTFVPPTTVYSEAKIARDIDGITLEIAAAPGEAEDQLLIWLPAQKALCCGDNYYGCWPNLYAIRGGQYRDISTWVDTLDKLIAYQANYLLPGHTHPIIGETAVAETLTNFRDAIDYVFTETLKGLNQGLTMDEVTEAVKLPEKWASLPYLGEFYGTVAWSVRGIYAGYVGWFDGNPTNLNPLPIRNRAEKTIALMGGTESVLSAISQALDNKDAQWAIELADILIAADSTNKEAKQYKAQGLISLGHLETSANGRHYYLAYAKELLTDL, encoded by the coding sequence ATGATACGACCAGATGCAGAACAATTACTAAAAGAATTTTCAGCAACGGCATATCCACGTCAAGTGACAGAAATCATTCCCGGCGTCATATATCATGTTATGGGCTATGGCCACAGCAATGCGAGCTTTATCATTGGGGAAACTTCGGTCATACTGATCGATACCCTTGATACCGACTATCGCGGCGAAGCCCTCAAGGCCATTATCGCCAGGCATACCGACAAGCCAGTCAAGACCATCATCTACACCCATGGCCACCCAGATCACCGTGGTGGCGCTGGTGTTTTTATGGACAGTGAGCCGGAAATCATTGCCTTTGCTCCTTGCAAGCCAGTCCTCGGGCGAATGAATGCCCTGGAGGACGTGCTCAATCAGCGTGGCGTCAGACAATTTGGCTACGAGCTCAGCAACGAAGAAGCCATTTCCCAAGGCATCGGCATTCGTGAAGGCATAGTTCAAGGCGAGGGTCAAAGGACTTTTGTGCCACCAACCACTGTTTATAGTGAGGCAAAAATCGCACGCGATATTGATGGCATCACTCTAGAGATTGCTGCTGCTCCAGGCGAAGCTGAAGATCAGCTACTCATCTGGCTGCCAGCGCAAAAGGCACTTTGCTGTGGTGATAATTACTATGGTTGCTGGCCCAATCTATATGCCATCCGAGGCGGTCAGTATCGAGATATCAGCACCTGGGTAGACACCTTGGACAAACTGATTGCTTATCAGGCTAATTATCTCCTCCCAGGTCATACCCACCCCATCATCGGTGAAACCGCTGTTGCAGAAACCTTAACCAATTTTCGTGATGCTATTGATTATGTTTTCACAGAAACCCTTAAAGGCTTGAATCAGGGCCTGACCATGGATGAGGTGACAGAAGCCGTCAAGCTGCCTGAAAAGTGGGCCAGCCTTCCCTATCTGGGCGAATTTTATGGCACTGTTGCCTGGTCTGTTCGTGGCATATATGCCGGCTATGTAGGTTGGTTTGATGGTAATCCAACCAACCTCAATCCACTGCCAATTCGAAACCGTGCTGAAAAAACCATCGCTCTTATGGGTGGCACAGAGTCTGTCCTTTCTGCCATCAGCCAAGCCCTAGACAACAAAGACGCTCAATGGGCTATTGAGCTTGCAGATATCCTTATCGCCGCAGATAGTACCAATAAAGAGGCAAAACAATACAAAGCGCAAGGCCTCATAAGCCTCGGCCACCTGGAAACAAGTGCTAACGGCCGTCACTACTACCTCGCCTACGCCAAGGAACTGCTCACTGATTTGTAA
- a CDS encoding YbjQ family protein, with the protein MIVVTTENIIGYKVNEVKGQAFGLIVRSRGLGGNIMAGLRSLVGGEIHEYTSMLEDARKQAIDRLVMNATAMGANAIVMMRFDSSEIGQNMSEVLAYGTAVVIEED; encoded by the coding sequence ATGATAGTTGTTACTACTGAAAACATTATTGGTTACAAAGTAAACGAAGTAAAGGGTCAAGCTTTTGGATTAATCGTAAGAAGTAGGGGCCTTGGCGGAAATATTATGGCAGGCCTAAGAAGTCTCGTTGGCGGAGAAATCCACGAATATACATCTATGCTTGAAGATGCTCGTAAACAAGCAATCGACCGTCTCGTTATGAATGCAACAGCTATGGGTGCTAATGCGATAGTTATGATGAGATTCGATTCCAGTGAAATCGGTCAGAACATGAGCGAGGTCTTGGCATACGGTACTGCTGTAGTAATTGAGGAAGATTAA
- a CDS encoding DUF1360 domain-containing protein, with the protein MLFQILLTLSIRFFLFDFVLFKSLRNHLKTKGYFFRKLLSCPFCQGFWSGLGVFLATHLIAYNLSFLLPMLSFGFVTAYLSMMTTAIFYPLIDKFEKNYSTL; encoded by the coding sequence ATGCTATTTCAAATACTATTAACATTAAGCATTCGATTCTTTCTATTTGATTTTGTACTGTTTAAAAGTTTAAGAAATCACCTTAAAACAAAAGGGTATTTCTTTAGAAAGCTCCTTAGTTGTCCTTTCTGTCAAGGATTTTGGAGCGGTTTGGGAGTATTTCTGGCTACTCACTTAATCGCTTATAATTTAAGTTTTTTACTACCCATGCTTAGTTTTGGTTTTGTCACGGCTTATCTGAGCATGATGACTACTGCCATATTTTATCCCTTGATTGATAAGTTTGAAAAAAATTATAGCACTCTTTGA
- a CDS encoding TIGR04053 family radical SAM/SPASM domain-containing protein, which yields MENKMKMGGHPHGKGGHPGGHPGMNVDYDKNPFIVIWETTRACGLKCQHCRADAQPDPHPEELTHEQGIALIDEIYEMDNPMLVFTGGDCMLRKDLFELADYAIKKGMRVSMSPSATVEVTKERMDMAKEVGISRWSFSIDGADAKTHDAFRGIDGTFDLTIEKLKYLNEIGISHQINTCINKANLHQLEQMAELMKELKTSVWYILMMIPTGRASMDDCITAAEHEEVFKWLYELSKDAPYDIKTTAGQHYRRVVFQQRAKENGTTGEEITFEGTKTRDMAQFIDGLARAPKAVNDGNGFIFVSHTGDITPSGFLPLVVGNVKENRLRDIYRESPILKDLRSPDKYEGKCGICEYNKVCGGSRARAYGATGNYMASEPFCVYTPEKMRKK from the coding sequence ATGGAAAATAAAATGAAAATGGGTGGACATCCGCACGGTAAAGGTGGTCATCCAGGTGGGCACCCAGGAATGAATGTTGACTACGATAAGAACCCGTTCATCGTAATCTGGGAAACTACTCGTGCATGTGGGCTTAAGTGCCAACACTGTCGTGCAGATGCACAACCTGATCCGCATCCAGAGGAGTTAACGCACGAGCAAGGTATCGCGCTAATCGATGAAATCTACGAAATGGACAACCCGATGCTAGTTTTCACTGGTGGGGACTGCATGCTTCGAAAAGACCTTTTTGAATTAGCAGACTATGCTATTAAAAAAGGAATGCGCGTTTCGATGAGCCCAAGTGCTACTGTTGAAGTAACAAAAGAGCGCATGGACATGGCGAAAGAAGTTGGGATTTCTCGTTGGAGTTTCTCAATTGACGGTGCAGATGCTAAGACGCACGATGCTTTCCGTGGAATCGATGGAACTTTTGATTTAACAATCGAGAAACTTAAGTATTTAAATGAAATTGGTATTTCTCACCAAATCAATACTTGCATTAACAAAGCAAACTTACACCAACTTGAGCAAATGGCGGAATTGATGAAAGAGTTGAAGACTTCGGTTTGGTACATTTTAATGATGATTCCAACTGGACGTGCTTCAATGGATGATTGCATAACAGCTGCTGAGCACGAAGAAGTATTCAAGTGGCTTTACGAGTTAAGTAAAGATGCGCCTTATGATATAAAAACAACTGCTGGTCAGCACTATCGTCGTGTTGTATTCCAACAACGTGCTAAGGAAAACGGTACTACAGGTGAGGAAATCACTTTCGAAGGTACTAAGACACGTGACATGGCTCAGTTCATTGACGGTCTAGCAAGAGCACCAAAAGCAGTTAACGATGGAAATGGTTTCATCTTCGTATCACACACTGGTGACATTACACCAAGTGGATTTTTACCATTAGTAGTTGGTAACGTTAAGGAAAATAGACTGCGCGACATCTACCGCGAAAGCCCTATTTTAAAAGACTTGCGTTCACCAGATAAGTACGAAGGTAAATGTGGTATTTGTGAGTACAACAAAGTTTGTGGTGGATCAAGAGCACGTGCATACGGCGCAACTGGAAACTATATGGCATCAGAGCCATTCTGCGTGTATACTCCAGAGAAGATGAGAAAGAAATAA
- a CDS encoding flavodoxin family protein: MKFIVFNGSPAAAGSNTNVIARAFLNGAKRAGAETENIFIIEKNIGHCKGCFSCWFKTPGKCVLEDDMQELLEKYNSADVVCFASPVYTWNITAALKNFVDRLAPLKSPLIVNRNDNFDLADSVSKTQQFMVISNCGFPGNNNFETMKVVVASCNPVLEIYRNCGKLLKSKDEKIKSVVDDYLRAVEQAGYEMATQNSISKETEAGLQKELMSIPEYVKYIGM, translated from the coding sequence ATGAAATTTATTGTTTTTAATGGAAGTCCTGCTGCGGCAGGTAGTAATACCAATGTAATTGCACGGGCTTTTTTAAACGGAGCAAAGCGAGCAGGTGCTGAAACCGAAAATATATTTATAATAGAGAAAAATATTGGGCACTGTAAAGGCTGTTTTTCATGCTGGTTCAAAACACCGGGAAAATGCGTTTTGGAAGATGATATGCAGGAATTACTTGAAAAGTATAACTCTGCCGACGTTGTGTGCTTTGCTTCTCCGGTCTACACTTGGAACATCACTGCGGCTTTAAAGAATTTTGTTGACCGTCTTGCCCCTCTGAAAAGCCCCTTGATAGTAAATAGAAATGACAATTTTGACCTCGCTGATTCTGTTTCCAAAACACAGCAGTTTATGGTTATTTCAAATTGTGGTTTTCCGGGGAACAACAACTTTGAAACGATGAAAGTTGTTGTTGCGTCTTGTAATCCTGTTTTGGAGATTTATAGAAACTGTGGCAAGTTACTGAAAAGCAAGGACGAAAAAATTAAAAGTGTTGTTGATGATTATTTGAGAGCAGTTGAGCAAGCAGGTTATGAAATGGCAACACAAAATAGCATTTCAAAAGAAACAGAAGCGGGGCTCCAAAAAGAGCTTATGTCTATACCTGAATATGTGAAATACATCGGAATGTAG
- a CDS encoding helix-turn-helix domain-containing protein: protein MQTINVGNIIRELRTERGMTQKQLADKMNISDKTVSKWERGLGCPDVSLLSELSDLLEVDIGKLLSGDLAPNDFVGGNMKKTKYYVCPMCHNISLCTGEAEVSCCGRKIDQQKMQKAEENEMLSVEVIEDDWYITVVHPMNKEHYISFVAFATGDRVQIIKQYPEWDMQLRIPKRGHGMLIWYCTRHGLFYQLI from the coding sequence ATGCAAACTATAAATGTCGGCAACATCATTCGTGAATTGCGTACAGAAAGAGGAATGACGCAAAAACAGCTTGCGGATAAAATGAATATCAGCGATAAAACCGTTTCTAAATGGGAACGGGGTTTAGGCTGTCCCGATGTTTCTCTGCTCTCGGAACTGTCCGACCTACTTGAAGTTGATATAGGTAAACTATTAAGCGGTGATTTGGCACCCAATGACTTTGTGGGAGGAAATATGAAAAAGACAAAATATTATGTCTGCCCTATGTGTCATAACATTTCACTTTGCACAGGTGAAGCTGAAGTATCATGCTGTGGCAGGAAAATTGATCAGCAGAAAATGCAGAAAGCCGAAGAAAATGAGATGCTTTCTGTTGAAGTAATCGAAGACGACTGGTATATCACAGTGGTTCATCCAATGAACAAAGAACACTATATATCCTTTGTCGCATTTGCAACCGGTGACCGTGTACAGATTATCAAGCAGTATCCCGAATGGGATATGCAGCTTAGGATACCCAAAAGAGGTCATGGAATGCTTATTTGGTACTGTACAAGGCATGGTTTATTTTATCAGTTAATATAA
- a CDS encoding DUF2922 domain-containing protein: protein MPTISKKVLRMTFNNALGNAVSFTLPEPKVDLTTVQIEAVMDQMIAKNIFLTSGGALIAEGFEAGFYRKDG, encoded by the coding sequence ATGCCTACTATTAGTAAAAAAGTCTTACGCATGACGTTTAACAATGCCCTTGGAAATGCAGTAAGCTTCACACTGCCAGAACCTAAAGTGGATCTGACAACGGTTCAGATCGAAGCCGTGATGGATCAGATGATCGCCAAGAATATCTTCTTGACATCCGGTGGTGCACTCATCGCGGAAGGATTTGAGGCAGGGTTTTACAGAAAGGACGGATGA
- a CDS encoding VOC family protein: protein MKINRIDHVSVNVNDLSAAKAFFLDLGLEVHGEWEMEGEWLGQVVGLTDVKTACVGLRTPDGQAWIELVKFYTPSDEQDIQKPFANTLGIRHIAFAVEDIEAVVAKLKKKGTEIFSEIQQYEESYKLCYVRGPEGIILELAEEIK, encoded by the coding sequence ATGAAGATCAATAGAATAGATCATGTGAGTGTAAACGTAAATGATCTTTCAGCAGCTAAAGCGTTTTTTCTCGATTTGGGACTTGAAGTGCATGGGGAATGGGAAATGGAAGGAGAGTGGTTGGGTCAGGTAGTTGGGCTTACTGACGTTAAAACAGCATGTGTAGGATTGCGAACGCCAGACGGTCAGGCATGGATAGAGCTAGTCAAATTTTATACGCCGTCAGATGAACAAGATATTCAGAAACCCTTTGCAAATACTCTGGGTATCCGCCATATTGCATTTGCTGTTGAAGATATTGAAGCTGTTGTTGCCAAATTGAAAAAGAAGGGCACAGAAATCTTTAGTGAGATACAGCAATATGAAGAAAGCTATAAGTTGTGTTATGTTCGTGGTCCAGAGGGAATTATTTTGGAGTTGGCTGAGGAAATCAAATAA
- a CDS encoding CHAP domain-containing protein, which yields MNEKVYKFLLLSIFLLSLGIGLHFFFRTPLIEPSPGKIMDSYRSVPVYYNNLDHTNEKRETFSYDGYYYGLKWQCVEYVKRFYYVAKQHRMPNGFGDAKDFFDPSVPQGGLNQQRGLVQYKNEGTEKPKPDDILVFTNPPYGHVAIVTKVTPDTVEVIQQNRKNSRQVFALIVKNHHYFIGTSSKPVGWLRKQ from the coding sequence ATGAACGAAAAAGTTTATAAATTCTTATTGCTTAGCATTTTTTTATTGAGCTTAGGTATAGGGTTACACTTTTTCTTCCGAACTCCTTTAATAGAACCTTCTCCAGGAAAAATAATGGATAGCTATAGAAGTGTTCCTGTTTATTATAACAACCTAGATCATACCAACGAAAAAAGGGAAACCTTCAGCTACGATGGATACTATTACGGACTCAAATGGCAGTGCGTAGAATATGTAAAGCGATTTTATTATGTCGCAAAACAGCATAGAATGCCTAACGGATTTGGTGATGCTAAAGATTTTTTTGACCCATCCGTGCCTCAAGGGGGCTTAAATCAGCAAAGAGGCTTAGTACAGTATAAAAACGAAGGAACAGAAAAACCGAAGCCAGATGATATCTTAGTATTCACAAATCCACCGTATGGACACGTGGCAATCGTGACCAAAGTAACACCAGACACAGTTGAAGTAATCCAACAGAATAGAAAGAATTCTCGACAAGTATTTGCGCTTATTGTAAAAAACCATCATTACTTTATCGGCACAAGTTCGAAGCCTGTTGGTTGGCTCAGGAAACAATGA
- a CDS encoding DUF1659 domain-containing protein, with product MAVISSAKDTVMVVTFQTGLTPEGSPKLSQRSFANVKSDALDQDLYDVANALYRLQDYPLIGVRRDNRFDLAE from the coding sequence ATGGCTGTCATTTCTAGTGCCAAAGACACCGTGATGGTGGTAACCTTCCAAACGGGTTTAACTCCGGAAGGCTCTCCAAAGCTTAGTCAGCGCAGCTTTGCAAATGTAAAGTCTGACGCCCTCGACCAAGATTTGTATGATGTGGCCAATGCCCTATATAGACTTCAAGATTATCCACTCATCGGAGTACGTCGCGACAACCGTTTTGACCTCGCAGAGTAA
- a CDS encoding flavodoxin family protein yields the protein MKVIAINGSPRKNWNTDTLLQEALDGAKSVGAQTEVIHLYDLNFKGCISCFACKRKNSKHAGHCAMKDDLTSVLDKILESDVLLLGSPIYFGNITGLMRSFLERLLFSNLSYNEGHPSIFQGKLSSGFIYTMNVPEEFIQKVNYEALFEQNKNLLQRLKGTSEFMISTDTYQFEDYSKYEASMFDEKHKSQVKAEQFPIDRQKAFDMGVRLASL from the coding sequence ATGAAAGTAATTGCTATCAATGGGAGCCCGAGAAAAAATTGGAATACCGATACCCTATTGCAAGAAGCGCTTGATGGAGCTAAATCTGTGGGAGCGCAAACGGAAGTTATACATTTATATGACTTGAATTTCAAAGGTTGTATCAGCTGCTTTGCCTGCAAGAGGAAGAATTCTAAGCATGCTGGACACTGTGCTATGAAGGATGACCTGACAAGTGTCCTTGATAAAATTTTGGAATCTGATGTTCTCCTGCTGGGTTCGCCCATCTATTTTGGCAATATTACCGGTTTAATGCGTTCCTTTTTAGAACGTTTGCTATTCTCAAATCTTTCCTATAATGAAGGTCATCCCTCCATTTTCCAAGGTAAGCTATCCTCAGGTTTCATCTACACGATGAACGTTCCTGAGGAGTTTATCCAAAAAGTCAACTACGAAGCCTTATTTGAGCAAAACAAAAATTTGCTGCAAAGACTAAAGGGAACCTCTGAATTTATGATTTCCACTGATACCTACCAGTTTGAAGATTACTCTAAGTATGAAGCATCTATGTTCGACGAAAAACACAAGTCCCAAGTAAAAGCTGAACAATTCCCAATCGATCGTCAGAAAGCCTTTGATATGGGTGTAAGACTGGCAAGCCTCTAA
- a CDS encoding MerR family transcriptional regulator — MKIKELAEKTGLTAYTIRFYEKEGLLDSRHVRREENDYRNYSDEALERLKLVKKFQGVGCSLAELKEILRDHDTNTRTHLQVIEWIRQKISEIEHKKDELDQILGTLNRMLEYRVAMMNAPEEANALLKQRHSD; from the coding sequence ATGAAAATTAAAGAATTAGCTGAAAAGACAGGTTTAACAGCTTACACGATTCGTTTTTATGAAAAGGAAGGCTTGTTGGACAGTCGGCATGTCCGAAGAGAGGAAAATGACTATCGTAACTATTCAGACGAGGCTCTTGAACGTCTGAAACTGGTAAAGAAGTTTCAAGGGGTGGGTTGTTCGCTAGCCGAACTGAAAGAAATCTTGCGGGATCATGATACAAATACGCGTACCCATCTACAAGTCATTGAATGGATTCGACAAAAGATCAGTGAGATCGAACATAAGAAGGACGAATTGGATCAGATTCTTGGAACTCTTAACCGGATGTTGGAATACAGAGTTGCAATGATGAATGCCCCAGAAGAGGCCAATGCTTTGTTAAAGCAACGACATTCTGATTGA
- a CDS encoding DsrE family protein: protein MSQPNKLVVVWTNADREVAIRMAFMYTLNSKLKEWWNEVSLIVWGPSAKLLAEDMTLQEYIETMKGAGVELLACKACADSYGVSEVLANMGISVIYTGKVLTDFLKDENVRVITV from the coding sequence TTGAGTCAGCCAAATAAATTGGTAGTGGTTTGGACTAACGCAGACAGGGAAGTTGCTATTCGTATGGCATTCATGTATACGCTAAATTCAAAACTTAAGGAATGGTGGAATGAAGTATCTCTGATCGTTTGGGGGCCTTCGGCTAAACTTCTAGCGGAAGATATGACGTTGCAGGAATATATCGAAACAATGAAAGGTGCAGGAGTGGAACTATTAGCCTGCAAAGCCTGTGCAGATAGTTACGGAGTTTCTGAAGTGTTGGCGAATATGGGAATCTCCGTAATATATACGGGTAAAGTACTTACCGATTTTTTGAAAGACGAAAACGTAAGAGTAATAACTGTCTGA
- a CDS encoding polysaccharide deacetylase family protein — MGDKREMVVHRAKGREDIPTYSIGIILLIMILTIGITLIIAQRKLTSAAVSLPSSPLAQSQPSKPTVDSSKTVIRPTYDEKGNPPTAPGLAMKARVFDSEPTKIVYITIDDGPYPQNTPHLLEILKKENLKATFFDVGKQIEKYPSLLKAEYEQGHSIGNHTYSHDYNSIYKSPDTFLADIQKNDDLIFKVIGIHPRIIRAPGGTSCFDIAYYNLLDANDYMAFDWNLDSKDTDGKFSIKQLVSNVDKQIGTKNKIILLIHDLPDKSSSANALPIIISHLKDKGYSFGTLSNKIMPITFPEGFHKLEK; from the coding sequence TTGGGGGATAAAAGAGAAATGGTTGTACATAGGGCAAAAGGTCGTGAAGATATACCAACTTATTCAATAGGAATAATTTTGCTTATAATGATTTTAACAATAGGCATAACCTTAATCATAGCACAGCGTAAACTAACTTCAGCTGCTGTTTCATTGCCTTCTTCTCCTTTAGCTCAAAGTCAACCATCTAAACCAACCGTTGATTCTTCAAAAACAGTCATCCGACCAACTTATGATGAAAAGGGTAATCCGCCAACAGCCCCTGGTCTTGCAATGAAAGCTAGAGTCTTTGATTCTGAACCAACTAAAATAGTTTATATTACAATTGATGATGGACCTTACCCTCAAAATACCCCTCATCTTTTAGAAATACTGAAAAAGGAAAATCTTAAGGCTACATTTTTTGATGTAGGGAAACAAATTGAGAAATACCCTTCGTTATTAAAAGCCGAATATGAACAGGGTCATTCCATTGGCAATCATACTTATTCTCACGATTATAACTCTATCTATAAAAGTCCAGACACTTTCCTAGCAGATATTCAAAAAAACGATGATTTAATCTTTAAAGTGATTGGAATACATCCTAGAATAATCCGAGCACCTGGTGGAACTTCGTGTTTCGATATTGCTTATTATAATCTTTTAGATGCTAACGACTATATGGCGTTTGATTGGAATTTAGACTCTAAAGATACTGACGGGAAATTTTCTATTAAACAATTAGTGAGCAATGTTGATAAACAAATTGGAACTAAGAATAAAATAATACTTCTTATACATGATTTACCCGATAAATCTTCTTCGGCTAATGCCTTACCTATAATAATTTCACACTTAAAAGATAAGGGCTATTCTTTCGGTACTTTAAGTAACAAAATTATGCCAATTACTTTCCCTGAAGGATTTCATAAACTTGAAAAATAG
- a CDS encoding site-specific integrase, producing MQSNKTCQLVEQYLGYLNVIKERSENTIKEYRTDLLMFLNFVMRRVIHLFYMLIFQ from the coding sequence ATGCAATCAAACAAGACTTGTCAATTGGTCGAACAGTATCTTGGGTATCTAAACGTTATAAAGGAACGCTCAGAAAATACTATTAAGGAGTATCGGACGGATTTATTGATGTTCTTAAATTTTGTTATGAGACGCGTAATACACCTATTTTACATGCTAATTTTTCAATAG
- a CDS encoding GNAT family N-acetyltransferase, whose translation MSIIDIQLAEKKHEQAIFECISMAYSMYIERMGKKPAPMLSDYSKLIEKNVVYIATNSEEFMGLIVFFPKRNCLLIENVAVHPDFQGRGIGRKLIEFALNFAKKASLQEVHLYTNELMTENIRYYLGFGFVEVERQLEDGYRRVYFVKPL comes from the coding sequence ATGAGTATTATAGATATTCAGCTTGCTGAAAAGAAACATGAACAGGCCATTTTTGAATGTATAAGTATGGCTTATAGCATGTACATTGAAAGAATGGGTAAAAAGCCTGCTCCTATGCTTTCGGATTATTCTAAACTTATCGAGAAGAATGTTGTTTATATAGCAACAAATTCGGAAGAATTTATGGGCCTTATTGTTTTTTTTCCAAAACGAAATTGCCTACTAATCGAAAATGTAGCAGTTCACCCAGATTTCCAGGGAAGAGGAATTGGACGTAAATTAATTGAGTTTGCTTTAAATTTCGCAAAAAAAGCGAGTTTACAAGAAGTCCATCTTTATACTAACGAGTTGATGACTGAAAATATTAGGTACTATCTTGGGTTCGGGTTTGTCGAAGTGGAACGCCAATTAGAAGACGGTTACAGACGAGTGTATTTTGTAAAACCTTTATAA